In Rickettsiella endosymbiont of Aleochara curtula, one genomic interval encodes:
- the atpA gene encoding F0F1 ATP synthase subunit alpha — MQQLTTSEINELIKERIQKFDVSAETRTEGSIVSLRDGIVRIYGLNDVMLGEMIEFSPQCYGLALNLERDSVGAVVLGDYEGLSEGQTVKCTGRILEVPVGEALLGRVVNALGHPIDGRGAIETEKNAPIEQVAPGVIWRQSVSQPLQTGILAIDSMVPIGRGQRELIIGDRQTGKTALAIDAIINQKDTGVKCIYVAIGQKASSIAAVVRKLEEKDALKHTIIVSASAADSAALQFIAPYAGCAMGEYFRDQGEDALIIYDDLTKQAWAYRQISLLLRRPPGREAYPGDIFYLHSRLLERAARVNEEFVEKATNGRVKGKTGSLTALPIIETQAGDVSAFVPTNVISITDGQIFLETDLFNAGIRPAINAGLSVSRVGSAAQTKIIKKLGGGVRLSLAQYRELAAFSQFMSDLDEATRKQLERGQRVTEILKQKQYAPLSVAEMAVLLFATDKGYLDDIELTKIVEFAEGLLTYMHSEQATCLEKINQKGDYNEAIASELDTAITTFKMTQTW; from the coding sequence ATGCAACAATTAACCACATCTGAAATTAATGAATTAATCAAAGAGCGTATCCAGAAATTTGATGTTTCTGCAGAAACGCGTACAGAGGGGAGCATCGTCAGTCTTCGTGATGGGATTGTGCGCATCTATGGTTTAAATGATGTGATGTTGGGAGAAATGATAGAATTCTCGCCCCAATGCTATGGCTTAGCTTTAAACCTCGAGCGCGATTCGGTAGGCGCGGTTGTTTTAGGTGACTACGAAGGACTAAGTGAAGGCCAAACGGTTAAATGTACCGGGCGTATCCTTGAGGTACCAGTAGGTGAAGCCTTGTTAGGTCGGGTTGTTAATGCTTTAGGACATCCTATCGATGGACGTGGCGCTATTGAGACTGAAAAAAATGCGCCTATTGAACAAGTTGCCCCAGGCGTTATTTGGCGCCAAAGCGTTTCACAGCCTTTGCAAACTGGCATACTCGCTATCGACAGTATGGTACCTATAGGGCGTGGTCAGCGTGAATTAATAATTGGAGATAGGCAAACGGGGAAAACGGCGCTGGCAATCGATGCGATCATTAACCAAAAAGATACTGGCGTAAAGTGTATTTATGTCGCTATAGGTCAAAAAGCGTCATCTATTGCAGCTGTAGTACGAAAATTAGAAGAAAAAGATGCTTTAAAGCATACCATTATCGTATCAGCAAGTGCTGCTGATTCTGCGGCATTACAGTTTATTGCACCTTATGCGGGATGTGCAATGGGCGAATACTTTCGCGATCAAGGCGAAGATGCGCTTATTATTTACGATGATTTGACGAAACAAGCTTGGGCATATCGGCAAATATCTTTGTTGTTGCGACGTCCTCCAGGACGAGAAGCTTATCCTGGCGATATATTTTATCTACACTCGCGATTACTTGAACGTGCTGCAAGGGTTAATGAGGAGTTTGTTGAAAAAGCAACCAATGGGCGTGTTAAAGGGAAGACCGGTTCGTTAACGGCATTACCTATTATCGAAACTCAAGCTGGGGATGTATCTGCTTTTGTTCCGACCAACGTCATCTCAATTACAGATGGGCAAATCTTTTTAGAAACGGATTTATTTAATGCAGGCATACGCCCAGCAATTAATGCGGGTTTATCTGTTTCACGTGTGGGCTCAGCAGCGCAAACAAAGATTATAAAGAAATTGGGTGGTGGTGTTCGATTAAGCTTGGCTCAATATCGCGAGTTGGCTGCCTTTTCCCAATTTATGTCAGATTTAGATGAGGCGACACGTAAGCAACTTGAGAGAGGTCAGCGTGTCACTGAAATTTTAAAGCAAAAACAATATGCTCCTTTAAGTGTTGCAGAAATGGCCGTGCTATTATTTGCTACAGATAAAGGTTATTTAGATGATATCGAATTGACTAAGATCGTTGAATTTGCTGAGGGATTATTAACTTATATGCATTCAGAACAGGCAACTTGTTTGGAAAAAATTAACCAAAAAGGCGATTATAACGAAGCGATAGCAAGTGAGTTAGATACAGCAATTAC
- a CDS encoding class I fructose-bisphosphate aldolase codes for MATHELEGTIQRLTVPGKGILAADESQATITKRFAALHLESTLENRRNYRELLFTTPGIEAFINGVILHEETLAQKTKEGLLFPDYLDNEGIVPGIKVDKGLIPLNVEEKITQGLDGLAERLVTYKNLGACFAKWRAVFSISSALPSSLAIIANSQALARYASICQSHGIVPIVEPELLIDGDHSLVRCAEATEVVLHTVFEELYKHHVVLECMILKPSMVIAGNQYTPQPNIAEVAAATLKILRQTVPAAVPSINFLSGGQTPEIATAHLNTMNKLQPSRHPWRLSFSYGRALQEPALKAWNGKAHNVKAAQRAFYKRARLNAAACKGQYQSSMETEEKEAETNFA; via the coding sequence ATGGCCACTCACGAGCTTGAAGGGACTATTCAACGGTTAACCGTACCAGGAAAAGGAATTTTAGCAGCAGACGAAAGTCAAGCTACTATTACCAAGCGATTTGCTGCCTTACACTTAGAGTCAACCCTAGAGAATCGTCGTAATTATCGCGAACTACTTTTTACTACGCCAGGTATTGAAGCATTTATCAATGGTGTTATTCTTCATGAAGAAACCTTAGCGCAAAAAACCAAAGAAGGATTACTATTCCCCGACTATCTAGATAATGAAGGTATTGTCCCTGGAATAAAGGTTGATAAAGGGCTTATCCCTTTAAATGTAGAAGAAAAAATAACCCAAGGCCTAGATGGTCTAGCAGAACGTCTGGTAACTTATAAAAATCTTGGAGCTTGTTTTGCCAAATGGAGAGCTGTTTTTTCCATATCTAGCGCCTTACCTTCTTCTTTGGCCATAATAGCTAATTCTCAAGCTTTAGCCCGTTATGCTTCTATTTGTCAAAGCCATGGAATTGTACCTATTGTAGAACCTGAATTGTTAATAGATGGCGATCACAGTTTAGTCCGCTGTGCTGAAGCAACAGAAGTCGTTCTTCATACTGTATTTGAAGAACTCTATAAGCATCACGTTGTACTCGAATGCATGATACTAAAACCCAGTATGGTCATTGCTGGTAATCAATATACACCTCAGCCTAATATCGCTGAGGTTGCCGCTGCAACTTTAAAAATATTACGTCAAACAGTTCCCGCCGCGGTACCTAGTATTAATTTTCTTTCTGGAGGTCAAACACCAGAAATTGCTACCGCTCATTTAAATACGATGAATAAACTCCAACCCTCACGTCATCCTTGGCGCCTAAGTTTTTCATATGGCCGCGCGTTACAAGAACCTGCATTGAAAGCATGGAATGGTAAAGCACATAATGTGAAAGCGGCTCAGCGCGCCTTTTATAAACGTGCAAGACTTAATGCCGCTGCTTGCAAAGGGCAATATCAATCAAGCATGGAAACTGAAGAAAAAGAGGCGGAGACAAACTTTGCTTAA
- the atpB gene encoding F0F1 ATP synthase subunit A, whose translation MSEQTSANYVQHHLEHLSFNLKTLSFSGEGSFWNLNLDTFFLSAVLGIGFLILFRWVAATLSSGVPGKIQNFVEILVEFVDKTVKESFHGVSQLIAPLALTIFVWVFLMNFMDLLPVDLLPTVLSLFGVSHFRSVPTADPNTTFGMSIAVFILIIYYNLKIKGVKGLSKEMLVAPFGPYLFPINIIFRLLEEFVRPISLSLRLFGNLFAGELIFILVALLPWWLQWTFGGVWAVFHILIIAIQAFIFMMLTIVYLSMAHETHGQEQTH comes from the coding sequence ATGAGTGAACAAACCTCAGCAAATTATGTTCAGCATCATCTTGAACATCTTAGCTTTAACCTGAAAACTTTAAGTTTCTCAGGTGAAGGAAGTTTTTGGAATTTAAATCTCGATACCTTTTTTCTTTCCGCTGTATTGGGCATAGGATTTTTAATTTTATTTCGCTGGGTGGCTGCAACACTAAGTAGTGGCGTCCCTGGTAAAATACAAAATTTTGTTGAAATTCTCGTTGAGTTTGTAGATAAAACTGTAAAAGAGTCTTTTCACGGTGTTAGTCAATTAATTGCGCCTTTAGCCCTGACAATTTTTGTTTGGGTGTTCTTAATGAATTTTATGGATTTGCTGCCGGTGGATTTGTTGCCGACAGTGCTATCATTGTTTGGGGTCAGTCATTTCCGATCCGTGCCGACTGCTGATCCAAATACAACATTTGGCATGTCAATTGCAGTCTTTATTTTAATCATTTACTATAACTTGAAAATTAAAGGTGTGAAGGGACTCAGTAAAGAAATGCTGGTTGCCCCATTTGGTCCTTATCTCTTTCCCATCAATATTATTTTTCGGTTACTAGAAGAATTCGTACGACCTATTTCTTTATCGCTACGGTTATTCGGAAATTTATTTGCTGGAGAATTAATTTTTATTTTAGTGGCATTATTACCATGGTGGTTACAGTGGACTTTTGGCGGGGTTTGGGCGGTGTTTCATATTTTAATTATTGCGATTCAAGCATTTATCTTTATGATGCTAACCATAGTTTATTTAAGTATGGCCCATGAGACACATGGCCAAGAACAAACACATTAA
- a CDS encoding ComEA family DNA-binding protein gives MDIYSSLFATLLASVIATPVLATTSPFISHSNTVLTSSPAKTISTPVSALVNINTADGETLAAELKGIGLKRAKAILAYRNEHGPFKTIDDLIKIKGISKRIVDQNREKITV, from the coding sequence ATGGATATTTATTCTTCATTATTTGCAACCTTGTTAGCATCAGTTATAGCTACGCCGGTTTTAGCAACTACCAGCCCTTTTATTTCGCATAGTAATACCGTTTTAACCTCTTCTCCAGCAAAAACTATATCTACTCCCGTCTCAGCACTTGTTAATATTAATACAGCTGATGGAGAAACCTTAGCAGCAGAATTGAAAGGGATAGGTTTAAAACGTGCAAAGGCGATTCTTGCTTATCGAAATGAGCACGGACCTTTTAAAACTATTGATGATTTAATAAAAATCAAAGGGATAAGCAAAAGAATAGTGGATCAAAATCGCGAAAAAATAACTGTTTAA
- the rfaD gene encoding ADP-glyceromanno-heptose 6-epimerase produces MIIVTGGAGFIGSNLVKQLNNAYPDMPIIVVDDLTDGMKFKNIADCSVTDYLDQNEFLEKIKQNKLFSKLKAIFHQGACSVTTEWNGRYMMNNNYEYSKSVLNYCLAWKIPFIYASSAAVYGLGTVFKEELPYEKPVNIYAYSKYLFDQYVRSILSEIKSQVVGLRYFNVYGPNESHKGSMASVVLHADKQLKSTGAINLFEGTDGYANGEQLRDFIYVDDAVAVNLWFLESKKSGIYNTGTGNCESFNTLAQAVIDFYGRGEIRYVPFPEHLRDCYQSFTQADLSKLRHAGYQGTFRNIANGVKNYLSIMHKNITV; encoded by the coding sequence ATGATTATTGTTACAGGAGGAGCAGGTTTTATTGGTAGTAATTTAGTAAAACAACTCAATAATGCATATCCTGATATGCCGATTATAGTCGTTGACGATCTGACAGATGGAATGAAGTTCAAAAATATTGCGGATTGTTCGGTTACTGATTATTTAGATCAAAATGAGTTCTTAGAGAAAATTAAGCAAAATAAGCTTTTTTCTAAGTTAAAAGCTATTTTTCATCAAGGTGCTTGCTCTGTGACTACCGAATGGAATGGGCGATATATGATGAACAATAATTATGAATACTCTAAAAGCGTATTAAATTACTGTTTGGCTTGGAAGATTCCTTTCATTTATGCTTCAAGCGCTGCTGTTTATGGTTTAGGGACGGTTTTTAAAGAAGAATTACCCTATGAAAAGCCAGTGAACATTTACGCTTACTCTAAATATTTATTTGATCAATATGTAAGAAGCATATTAAGTGAGATAAAGAGTCAGGTTGTAGGGTTACGTTATTTTAATGTTTATGGTCCTAACGAAAGTCATAAAGGTTCTATGGCGAGCGTGGTGTTGCATGCCGATAAACAGCTTAAAAGTACCGGCGCTATAAATTTATTTGAGGGGACGGATGGTTATGCTAATGGTGAACAACTGAGAGATTTTATCTATGTTGATGATGCGGTTGCTGTTAATCTCTGGTTTTTGGAATCCAAAAAAAGTGGAATTTATAATACAGGAACAGGAAATTGCGAAAGTTTTAATACACTAGCACAAGCGGTTATTGATTTTTATGGGCGTGGCGAAATTCGCTATGTTCCATTTCCGGAACATTTGCGAGATTGTTATCAAAGTTTTACTCAAGCGGATCTTTCAAAATTACGCCATGCGGGTTATCAAGGAACTTTTCGCAATATTGCAAATGGTGTAAAAAATTATCTTTCTATTATGCACAAAAATATTACCGTTTAA
- a CDS encoding F0F1 ATP synthase subunit B, with protein sequence MEINITLLGQLITFSVFVWFTMKFVWPPILKVMKEREQRIADGLAAAERGQQALELAQLKADEFLQEAKQQAAEIIEQANKRANQMSEESKQQIRIENERLLAIARVDIQQEWQTAQQKLRAEVADLVITTTEKILAQSLDSVAQHALVKQSLEEI encoded by the coding sequence GTGGAAATTAATATCACCTTATTAGGCCAGTTAATTACATTTTCTGTTTTCGTATGGTTTACCATGAAATTTGTATGGCCGCCCATACTAAAAGTAATGAAAGAACGAGAACAACGTATTGCTGATGGTTTGGCTGCTGCTGAGCGAGGTCAACAAGCTTTAGAATTGGCTCAATTAAAAGCAGATGAGTTTTTACAAGAGGCAAAGCAACAGGCGGCTGAGATTATTGAGCAGGCTAATAAACGCGCTAATCAAATGTCTGAAGAGTCTAAGCAGCAAATAAGAATAGAAAACGAACGTTTATTAGCTATAGCCCGAGTTGATATTCAGCAAGAATGGCAGACTGCGCAGCAGAAACTGAGAGCAGAAGTGGCTGATTTAGTTATTACAACCACTGAGAAAATTTTGGCACAATCACTGGATAGCGTAGCTCAACATGCCCTCGTTAAACAATCTTTGGAAGAAATTTGA
- the hldE gene encoding bifunctional D-glycero-beta-D-manno-heptose-7-phosphate kinase/D-glycero-beta-D-manno-heptose 1-phosphate adenylyltransferase HldE, which yields MKIQIPSFQSIRALVVGDVMLDRYWSGDTSRISPEAPVPIVHIQNLEERPGGAGNVALNIAALGAQVDLLSFCGDDNEGDILEKKLSHASVNCYLYKIPQSRTVTKLRILSLHQQLIRLDFEEQPYQIDYAHLKQLFDQRLKYCDVVILSDYAKGCLAYVQELIQLARKAGKPVFVDPKSNDFKVYQGATVLTPNRREFEAVVDRCDSEHTLLQKGTQLLEKHNFQAILVTRGEQGMTLIQKDQPEVYLPAYAQQVYDVTGAGDTAIACLALTYAAQTDLVQSAQLANIAAGIAVGKLGAATVSQMELRRAIQIKQLSSHRGILPEAELKTIVEDAKAHDEQIVMTGGCFDILHAGHVAYLEQAKRLGDRLIVAVNDDESVSKLKGLGRPINNLANRMAVLAGLSVVDWVIPFSEATPERLIKLLLPDIWVKGSDYQVHELSEAKAIQEYGGQIKLINFVEGCSTSAIISKIQEQEKESS from the coding sequence ATGAAAATACAAATTCCTTCATTTCAATCTATCCGTGCTCTGGTTGTAGGTGATGTGATGTTGGATCGTTATTGGTCTGGTGATACATCCAGAATTTCTCCAGAAGCACCCGTACCGATAGTGCATATACAAAATCTTGAAGAACGTCCAGGGGGTGCGGGTAATGTCGCTTTAAATATAGCTGCACTTGGTGCGCAAGTTGATTTACTTAGTTTTTGTGGAGATGATAACGAAGGAGACATACTTGAGAAAAAACTAAGTCACGCTAGCGTTAATTGTTATTTATATAAAATACCACAATCGCGTACTGTGACTAAACTTCGAATACTCAGTTTGCATCAGCAATTGATACGACTCGATTTTGAAGAGCAGCCTTATCAAATTGATTATGCACACCTAAAGCAATTATTTGATCAAAGACTTAAATATTGTGATGTGGTCATACTTTCTGATTATGCCAAAGGATGCTTGGCTTATGTTCAAGAATTAATTCAGTTGGCTCGAAAAGCAGGAAAGCCAGTGTTCGTGGATCCCAAGAGTAATGATTTTAAGGTCTATCAAGGCGCAACGGTATTAACGCCTAACCGGAGAGAATTTGAAGCGGTAGTTGATAGATGCGATAGCGAGCATACTTTGTTGCAAAAAGGTACACAGCTTTTAGAAAAGCATAATTTCCAAGCCATACTTGTCACACGTGGTGAACAAGGCATGACGCTCATTCAAAAAGATCAGCCGGAAGTGTATTTACCAGCCTATGCTCAGCAAGTTTATGATGTTACGGGTGCTGGCGATACGGCGATCGCTTGTTTAGCTTTAACTTATGCCGCTCAAACAGATTTAGTCCAGTCTGCACAGCTTGCCAATATTGCGGCGGGCATTGCCGTCGGGAAATTAGGAGCAGCGACAGTTAGTCAAATGGAACTAAGACGTGCGATACAAATTAAGCAACTCTCATCTCACCGCGGTATTTTGCCAGAAGCTGAACTTAAAACGATCGTTGAAGATGCGAAGGCGCACGATGAGCAAATCGTGATGACAGGTGGTTGTTTCGATATTTTACATGCCGGTCATGTTGCCTATTTGGAGCAAGCTAAACGTTTGGGTGATCGATTAATTGTCGCGGTTAATGACGATGAGTCCGTGTCAAAATTAAAAGGCTTAGGAAGGCCGATAAACAATTTAGCCAATCGAATGGCGGTATTAGCAGGATTAAGTGTAGTGGATTGGGTGATCCCTTTTAGTGAAGCAACTCCAGAGCGTCTTATTAAGTTATTATTACCAGATATTTGGGTAAAGGGAAGTGATTACCAAGTGCATGAGCTTTCAGAAGCTAAAGCAATACAAGAATATGGTGGTCAAATTAAATTGATAAATTTTGTAGAAGGGTGCTCAACTAGTGCGATAATTTCTAAAATTCAAGAACAAGAAAAGGAATCTTCATGA
- the atpE gene encoding F0F1 ATP synthase subunit C: MLEVAQVVANVQGLTAIAAALLVGLAALGTAIGFGILGGKFLEGVARQPELTPMLMLRMFLMAGLVDAFAAISIVMGLYLIFAKNPFLSEVLKLVSKPVMG; the protein is encoded by the coding sequence ATGTTAGAAGTTGCGCAAGTAGTTGCTAATGTACAAGGTTTAACGGCCATTGCAGCGGCTTTATTAGTAGGCTTGGCCGCATTAGGCACTGCGATTGGTTTTGGTATTTTAGGTGGAAAATTTTTGGAAGGAGTTGCCCGCCAGCCTGAGTTAACACCTATGCTGATGTTGCGAATGTTTTTAATGGCTGGATTAGTTGACGCATTTGCCGCTATTTCTATCGTAATGGGGCTTTATTTAATTTTTGCTAAAAATCCTTTTTTAAGCGAAGTTTTAAAGCTAGTTTCTAAACCAGTAATGGGTTAA
- a CDS encoding F0F1 ATP synthase subunit delta, whose translation MAHITSIARPYARAAFACASDKNDVDAWSALLKQTAKIINEKSMQNLLKNPCIDKMVAYECLLEFCKAVMFPFGKNFLKLMAVNQRLLMLPEVERLFERYKAAQTKEIKAYAISAVPLTKMEEQSLVKVLSDRFQGHIKLDHHTNKDLLGGLVVRVGDLVIDDSVRGKLERLRATLVN comes from the coding sequence ATGGCTCATATTACGTCCATTGCTAGACCTTATGCACGAGCAGCATTTGCTTGTGCGTCGGATAAAAATGATGTGGATGCCTGGTCTGCTTTATTAAAGCAGACTGCAAAAATTATTAACGAGAAATCGATGCAAAATTTATTAAAAAATCCATGTATCGATAAAATGGTGGCGTATGAATGTTTGTTAGAATTTTGTAAAGCGGTGATGTTTCCTTTTGGAAAAAATTTTCTGAAATTAATGGCGGTTAATCAACGTTTATTAATGCTTCCAGAGGTTGAACGTTTATTTGAGCGCTATAAGGCCGCTCAAACCAAGGAAATTAAAGCTTACGCTATTTCTGCTGTGCCTTTAACTAAAATGGAAGAGCAATCTTTAGTAAAAGTGTTATCGGATCGTTTCCAGGGTCATATAAAATTAGACCATCATACTAATAAGGATCTATTAGGTGGGTTGGTCGTTCGCGTCGGGGATTTAGTCATCGATGATTCTGTACGTGGCAAATTAGAACGTTTACGTGCGACATTAGTGAATTAA
- the recA gene encoding recombinase RecA, translated as MSDASNAREKALKMAISQIKKQHGEGAVMRLGDSSQVPVDVVSTGSLGLDIALGIGGLPRGRIIEIYGPESSGKTTLTLQTIAECQKIGEKGVAGVAAFIDAEHALDTIYAAKLGVKTADLIISQPDTGEQALEIVDMLVRSNAVDIIVVDSVAALTPRAEIEGEMGDSHMGLQARLMSQALRKLAGNIKRSNTLVIFINQIRMKIGVMFGNPETTTGGNALKFYASVRLDIRRTGSIKKGDEVIGNETRVKVVKNKVAPPFRQAEFEILYNQGICHMGEIVDLGVTHGLIDKAGAWYSYQGERIGQGKDNVKQFLKDRVEICQKIEAEIRKNLLNKPTESSPPEVPELEAEIIE; from the coding sequence ATGAGTGATGCAAGTAATGCTCGAGAAAAAGCCCTTAAAATGGCAATAAGCCAAATCAAAAAACAACACGGGGAAGGTGCGGTAATGCGTCTAGGCGACTCTAGCCAGGTTCCTGTAGACGTGGTTTCCACGGGTTCTTTAGGTCTAGATATTGCCTTGGGGATAGGCGGGTTGCCGCGCGGGCGCATCATCGAAATCTATGGGCCTGAATCCTCTGGTAAAACGACACTTACCTTACAAACTATTGCCGAGTGTCAAAAAATAGGGGAGAAGGGGGTCGCAGGGGTCGCGGCATTTATTGACGCAGAACATGCTCTGGACACTATTTATGCCGCTAAATTAGGTGTAAAGACAGCCGATCTTATAATTTCTCAGCCTGATACGGGAGAGCAAGCACTGGAAATTGTTGATATGTTAGTCCGCTCCAATGCCGTCGATATTATTGTTGTCGACTCCGTTGCCGCACTGACTCCGCGCGCCGAAATTGAAGGGGAAATGGGCGACTCACACATGGGCTTACAAGCGCGTTTAATGTCGCAAGCATTGCGTAAGCTCGCAGGAAATATTAAGCGCTCAAATACTTTAGTTATCTTTATTAATCAAATCCGCATGAAAATTGGGGTTATGTTTGGCAACCCTGAAACAACAACCGGTGGTAATGCGTTAAAGTTTTATGCGTCGGTACGCCTTGACATCCGCCGCACCGGATCCATCAAAAAAGGTGATGAAGTCATAGGTAATGAAACGCGGGTCAAAGTAGTAAAAAACAAAGTTGCCCCTCCATTTAGACAAGCTGAGTTTGAAATTCTTTATAATCAAGGAATTTGTCATATGGGAGAAATTGTTGATCTCGGTGTAACACATGGGTTAATCGATAAAGCCGGGGCCTGGTATAGCTATCAAGGTGAACGTATTGGTCAAGGAAAAGATAATGTAAAACAATTTTTGAAAGATCGTGTGGAAATTTGTCAAAAAATAGAAGCGGAAATTCGAAAAAACTTACTCAACAAACCAACCGAAAGTAGCCCACCTGAAGTACCAGAACTGGAAGCTGAAATTATTGAATAA
- a CDS encoding regulatory protein RecX has protein sequence MLYNVDILEVDKKIRQIALEHLARREHTRFTLREKLIQKGFLHQSVEAVLDSLIEQGFLNEERFCEAFIQKRIRQGYGPIKITAECHQYGINNDIIFSQLPQEEDFWLDAIQKILLKKFRPSQLRKEQLRQIRYFQYRGFKLDQIKASLKIYLHQTK, from the coding sequence ATGTTATACAACGTTGATATTTTAGAAGTCGACAAAAAAATCCGCCAAATTGCTTTGGAGCATTTGGCGAGACGAGAACATACTCGCTTTACGCTTCGAGAAAAATTGATACAAAAAGGATTTTTGCATCAATCGGTAGAGGCTGTTTTAGATAGTTTAATTGAACAGGGATTTTTAAACGAAGAACGTTTTTGTGAAGCTTTTATTCAAAAACGTATAAGACAAGGATATGGACCAATAAAAATCACTGCTGAATGTCATCAATATGGAATAAATAATGATATTATTTTTTCTCAACTTCCTCAAGAAGAAGATTTTTGGCTAGACGCAATTCAGAAGATTCTGCTAAAAAAGTTTCGTCCTAGTCAATTACGTAAAGAACAGTTACGTCAAATACGTTATTTTCAATATCGTGGTTTTAAGCTTGATCAAATAAAAGCATCGCTAAAAATTTATCTTCATCAGACAAAATAA
- a CDS encoding c-type cytochrome, which produces MNGNTGKNSSAKSIILFIFLFGFDTAYADFFDNSTIALEDRIAPIGKVKVAASAIKLSPLTAAHKDMHAGKAIFESKCVLCHKNGIAGAPRLGNQSDWAPRIKKKFSILLKHATTGYQAMPPKGACLECSISDLEAAIHYMLEQLHI; this is translated from the coding sequence TTGAACGGCAACACAGGCAAAAACTCAAGTGCGAAGAGTATAATTCTTTTTATTTTTCTTTTTGGCTTTGATACTGCCTATGCAGATTTTTTTGATAACTCAACAATTGCCCTTGAAGATCGTATTGCGCCAATTGGAAAAGTCAAAGTTGCTGCATCTGCAATAAAGCTATCACCTTTAACAGCTGCTCATAAAGATATGCATGCGGGTAAAGCCATATTTGAAAGCAAATGTGTGTTGTGCCATAAAAATGGCATTGCAGGTGCCCCACGTTTAGGCAATCAGTCGGATTGGGCTCCACGGATAAAAAAAAAATTTTCCATCTTATTAAAACATGCAACAACGGGGTATCAAGCTATGCCTCCAAAAGGGGCCTGCTTAGAATGTTCAATATCGGATTTAGAGGCAGCTATCCACTATATGTTAGAACAATTACACATCTAA
- a CDS encoding ATP synthase subunit I, which produces MTFVRLAQLPGRVIQKMCLASLMAFAVLGIVVFLLSIRPDEQLVRSLALGIVLWLLPNCYFVIKIMCRLGQVSGKDLLSIFYRAELMKLFFSGIFFIMVVKLLSIDIPILLLAYLASQLVFWLLLIIKSREGLL; this is translated from the coding sequence ATGACTTTTGTTAGGCTTGCCCAGTTACCTGGTAGGGTAATTCAAAAAATGTGCCTGGCGAGTCTCATGGCATTTGCTGTTCTAGGGATAGTCGTTTTTTTACTGAGTATACGTCCGGACGAGCAGCTTGTTAGATCCCTTGCGCTGGGTATTGTCTTATGGCTACTGCCTAACTGTTATTTTGTGATTAAAATAATGTGTCGTTTAGGGCAGGTATCGGGAAAAGACTTGCTCAGTATTTTTTATCGAGCAGAATTAATGAAACTATTTTTCAGTGGAATTTTTTTCATAATGGTGGTTAAGTTATTATCAATAGATATTCCCATCTTGCTGCTAGCTTATTTAGCTTCTCAGCTAGTATTTTGGTTGTTGCTAATAATTAAAAGCAGGGAAGGCTTATTATGA